The genomic stretch ACAAGACCTTCGCAGAACACGATGATGGCAGCGGCGGCCAGCGGCGGCATGCAGGCATGGTAGCCGCTCGTCAGGGGCAACGCAGCGGGGCGGTCAAAAAGGTGGGAACCCGGGCATGGTGGCCGGTGCAGCACTTTTCACGCGTGAAGGAATGAGTCGCCACCGCTCCCCGGTACGCGCGGAATTGTTTTTTGGGGGAGTATTGCGCTTCGTTACGAGTTTCCGCGCATGTAATGAAGGTGGCGGGAAGATCTCGCACTCGATCTATGGCCTCCGTCAGGTCGTCTGATGAATCACGGCACCTTGAACTTCGTAGGTGTGCAAGCCCTGTGCCTGCGCAGGCCAGCGCGTTCACGTGCACAAAAAACGGGGGTAACACTGTAGCGGAGGAGACGCTCATGATGAGAGTCGCACGATGTCCCCTCACGGTCCTCTTGACGGGTGGCGCTTGTCTGGCGGCGCTGCTCGGGTGCGCCCCGTCCAGCTTCGTCCGTACGGCGGAAGCGGACTGGCGGGTGGTTGAGTTTCGCCCCGAGCTCACGCGCGATGGCGCGTGGCAGTCGATCGCCGATGTCATTGCACTCCAGCATGACATCGAATACCTCGACAAGGACAGCGGGTACATGCGCACGGGCTGGATGTACACGCAGCACGGCAGCGAGAAGGAACGTTACCGCACACGCGTGATCGTCAAGATCCCGCCGACCAATGACATGGCCCGCATCAAGACGGATGCCCAGTGGCTCAGTCCGATGGGGCTGTGGGTATTAGGAACCGACACAGCCGAACTGGAGGAGACCTACGGTGATCTCCAAGGCGTGATCGGTCGCGTCCGAAGATAAACGAGCGAGGATTCGCGACCGCACCACTGCGTGGCACCAGTCGCAGGCACGATACCATGCGTATCGTGCCGAATGGTACGCGGTTGTGCGGTCGCCCCTTCGCACAACCACACCTGATCTTGACGGGTTACACCACACCGTACTGCGAACTTGGGCCAGGTTCCGTCGTACTCAGCAGACGGGTCGGTCCCAGCACGTCGAGGTCGGACCGCATAAGGTTCACGGGACAACGCCAGGTCTTGTGCGCCGGCCAGAGATCCACCTGGTACTGCCTGCCAAGTCATTCACTGTACGTCGCGGAAGCCACGCAAAATTCCGGCGCCGGGTGGAGATTCCGCCACTCGTGACGGATACACCGTAGGACCCCTGGCGGTGCGTGTAGCGCCGCGCGGTGGTGCCCGGTCGAGTCCCGCCTGTGCGGGTCTCCGGTCCACGTACCTGCAAGGAGTGCAAAGCATGAACTCTCGTCGCCGTCGGATGGTCGTGTGCTTGGGTCTGGTTCTCGTCGGTGTCGTATCCAGCGCTGTCGCGGCGAACTACAACGTCAACTGGATGTCACTCGCGCCGACACCTTTCGGTTCGGCCCCGCCTTTCGCCGGCAACTACAACCTGCCCGGGATCGGCACCGTGCAGATGACGTATTCCGCCAATCCGGACTTCAACGAGGCGCGCGTTTCCGTCCCAGCGCTGAGTGGCGGTTCGGTCGCCTTTGCCGGTGATACGTATGCCTGGACACCCGAGGAAACACTCGGGCGCACCAACCTGGCCGTTTCCGGTCTGCCGATCTCGACATGGACGGTGACCTACACGTTCCCCGGTACCGTGCCGGCGGGCACATTGATCCTCGGCGTGCAGGGCCTTGGCCGCCGTGACGCCAACCCCGGCGAGAATCCCGCTAATACCATTTCGGTCGCAACCGTGCTGCAGAATGGCACACATCTCGGTGACTGGACGGGTGCCCAGAACTTCGGCCCGACACTCTTCACCCCCAGCGCGGGCAGCTTCACGATGATGAATTCGGTCAGCGGACCGGGTGGAGCCAACCCCTGGTGGAATACCGGCCTTGCACTGGTGCGCATCGACGACGCGGTGAGCACCCTTACGGTTCATATCGACCAGACTTCCGGCGACGGGCTCGGCGTCAACCTCGGCACCATCATCCCCGAACCCACGACGGCTGCGCTGTTCGGACTGGGTGCCCTGCTTGGACTGCGGCGCCGTGGCCGCTGAATGGAGGATTGATTTCAGGAAAGATAGTGACACCGGTGACGCGCGGGCGAACAGCAACCGCGTCGCCGGTGTCACTTGGCGCTATCCTGTGACCACAACGCGCTTGGCCGTGCAGAGAAGTTCGGCGGCGGCGCCCTTGGCCGAAGCCATCGCCCGGGCGGCATGCAACCGGCACGAATCTGATGCGCCCACGACATACGCCAGAACGACGGCCCCGTCGATCAGCACGAGTAGGCGCAACGCCAGTTCATCCGCATCGGCATAGCCCGCCTCCTGGACCAAGGCACGGAGGTAGGCATGCAGGAATTCCTTGTGCGCTACCGCCGTCCGTCGCACCGGTGAATCGGGATCACGATATTCCACTGCGGCATGGATGAACATGCACCCGTGGAAATCCGGATGCAGCACCCAATCCGTCAGCGCGTCGAACACGGCCAGCAGCCGCTCGCGGGGGGACTTTGCACGGCGCTCCACCTCGCGGATCAGGGCGTTCCGCTCCTGCTCGTCCTCGCGGCGCAGCACCGCCAACGCCAGTTCATCCTTCGAGCGGAAGTGGTGATAGAGCGTCATCTTCGAGATGCCGGCCTCCTTGAGGAGGGCATCGATCCCCGTAGCACGGAAACCATCGCGATAGAACACGCGCAGGGCAGTTTGGATCAACTCGTCACGGCGACTGGCAGGCACGACAACCTCCTGCAAAATAGCTCAGGTAGCATCATGACCGTTCTGTATATTAATATCATACCCATTGAACATCATGTGGAACCGATCACGCGAATAAATTAGTCTATTTGAACTTGACATATCCTTACCGGTCAGTAAGTATAAGAGGTATCACCCAGGTGTTGGGTGTCCAAGGCCGAAGAGGAAATCAACCCATGCTCAGAAACGAGATCCCCACCCGCGCTGCGCCTGCGGCGACGCCCGCCACGGCGCTCGACCAAGCCCGCCTGGAACGCTTCACGGAGCGGCTTGTAGGCACCATCAACGAGTCTGCCCTGGCCCTGATGCTCAGCATCGGTCACCGCACGGGACTCTTCGACACCATGGCACAGTTGCCGCCCGCACTGCCAGCCGAAATTGCCCAGGCGGCCGGCTTGCAGGAGCGCTACGTGCGCGAGTGGCTCGGCGCCCTGGTCACGGGCGGCATCGTCGAGTACGACCCGGGTCAGCAGACGTATCACCTGCCTCCGGAGCACGCTGCCCGCCTCACGCGCACAGCCACTCCTGCAAACATGTCCGCCATGATGCAGTGGATCGCCGTCCTTGGTTCGGTCGAGAGCCGCATTGTCGATTGCTTCCGCCACGGAGGGGGCGTCCCCTACGAAGATTACCCGCGTTTCCACGATGTGATGGCCGAGGAAAGTGCGCAGACGACCGTTGCCGCTCTGCTCGACCACATACTGCCGCTGGTCGATGACTTACGCGCGCGGCTCGAAGCCGGGATCGATGTGCTGGACATCGGCTGTGGGCAGGGCCGCGCGCTGCTTCTGCTGGCGCAGCAGTTTCCGCGCAGCCGTTTTGTCGGCTACGACATTTGTCCGGACGCGGTCGCAGCCGGTACACAGGCCGCGCAGGCCGCTGGGCTGCCGAATGTCACGCTCACCGTCCGTGACGTATCTCAGATCGACACCGTAGCACACTTCGACCTGATTACCGCGTTCGACGCGATCCACGACCAACGCGACCCGGCCAAGGTGCTCGCCAACGTGCGGCGCGCACTGCGGCCGGAGGGTGTGTTTCTGATGCAGGATATCGCGGGTTCGAGCCATGTGCATGAGAACATCGGGCGGGAACTGGCCACGCTCGTCTACACGATCTCCTGCATGCACTGCATGTCGGTTTCGCTCGCGCAGGGCGGTGCCGGACTCGGCGCGGCCTGGGGCGAACAGCTCGCGGAAAAGATGCTGCGCGAGGCCGGTTTCGAGCGGATCGAGAAGACGCGTCTGGAACACGACCTCATCAACGCCTACTTCGTCGTTTATCCATCCTAGATTGATGGCAACGCTGCTGCGGAGCAGAGTGAGCCTGCTTGGAGCGCGGGCGGCGGGCAGCGCGTGCCCAAAGGTAACGGGAGCCGCCCGCGCGACTCACTCCAGTCCGCCGACCTCGCGCAGGAGGAACCACTCCGCCGGCCAGACGCGTTCACCGTAGGGATTCTCCCAGGTACGAACACGCTGTGGATCAGCCGTATCCGCCCCGCCCGGCAGCACCGTCTCGCGCAATCCACCGCGCAGCGTCCGATGCAAGGGCTCCATCGCCGGCTCGGCGTCCCAGCGGCCGCGGGTGCCGCCAGGCGCGCCGCCGGCTGTGAGGCCTTGCCACTCTCCGCTGATGCGGCCCTCGTGGAATGTCCCGGTGAGCGCAAAGCGCGCCCCCTCCACAGCGAGGATCAGCCGCACCTCATCGTGAACCCAGTGCTCCTGCTCAACCCTGGTGCGGGGTTGACGCCCGACAGGTGACACCGAGTTGGTCGCCTCTGCAATGTCGCTATCGGGATGCGCGAGCCAGACGGTGTACGTACCGCCGACCGACTCCATGCCCGCCAAGCGCAGATGCCAGTACCGCCGGGCGGGTCGCCGATCCGCAGCCGGCCTCCGGGGCGCCACAACACCCAGCGGTCGAGCTCCTTCCACATTTTCATCCAAGGTCAGCCGCTCGGCCGTGCGGCCCGGTTCAAGCGGCGCGGCATAGAGCAGCACGCCCTCCGGTACGGACGCCGTAGGCGGCAAAACGAATAGCGCGACGCGCAGCGTTCCCGTCACACCACGGCAAACCGAAGCACGCTCGTGATACCGCACGCTGCCGTCCGGCAAAGACTCTGCATAAATCGGTATCGGCAGCACGAGGCGCGGGTCGTCCAGCGCCAAGGCGTACATTACCTGGTTGTAGTCGTAACGCGGGGTCGGTGTCTTCGCCCCCGAAAACATGGCTGTATACGTACCCTCAAAGTAAATGCGCCGGCCATCCGCGCTGTCGCACCCCGGATGGTGCATCACGTTGTAGAACGAGTAGTCGTCGTGCGACACGATTTTCCGTGCGTACGCCCACGGACCCAGCGGGGTATCCGCCTCCGCGAACCAAACTTCACCGAGCAGCGACGTTCCGCCCATCTCCAGTGCGACCATGACCCACCGCTGGCGATAGGCGTTGTAGCGCACCGTGCCACCGTGGGTCGTGATCTCCCGGCCCGTTTCCACGTCGCGCAAGACAAACGCGCGTTCTGCGGGGTGCAGCGTACCTGCCTCCACCAGTTGCTGCTGCAACTTCACGGTCAACGGCACCGTATTCGGTCGCCACACCAGGTTCGCGCTTCCCGTGGGGTCGCGCTCCACCGGAGGCAGCGTACGCTCTTCCGCGGGTGTTGTTTCATCGTATCGGGCACCGGCCGCAAAACAGGTGAACCCCTCGTACGCCGCCGGCTCCTGCACCGCATCCCAGGTCGCGGGTACGCGCAGTCCCGGAAAAGGCGTAGTGAAGTAAAAATGCTGCTCAGAGTCCGGCTGCGGGCCCGCCAGGCGCAGCACGTGCCCGGTCGGTGCAGCCGGCATCTTCTGATCCCAAGTAGCCACGCGCTCGAAAATCTCACGTTGGTCATCGTAGCGCAGCAGTCCCAGCTCGAGCCGCTCCGCAAGCGACCGCATTCGTGAGAACGGGGTAAACAGGCCTGGTTGACCTTGTGGATCACGTACCACCATGAAAGGACCGGCCCACACGGCCCCGGGCTCTTCGAGGGGCACCATCTTACGACTGAAACCACGGTCATCGACGAAATACCGGAGGTTCGGGCCGTGTTCGAGGTCGAGTTCCGGGCCCGGTGGAGGTGTCACGGCGCCGGACATTCCGAAGTTCCCCAGCGGGTAGGCCGGCCAGCCGGTATCACCCCAGAACCAGTAGCGCTGCCCGCGATAGTCCACCACGAGAATGGAGTCCTGTCCGGTGACGAGGCCATTGCGCAACGGGTGCTCCACCGGTACCGGTTCGTCGAGCAACACGCTGTCGCGGTAGATTCCGAATCCGGTCACGCGGTAGAGCCGCTCTGCAAGGTTCGTCCGCATCACGGCAATGCGGGCCGCGCCGCCGGAAACGATCTCCAGCGCAGAACCCCTTATGCCGAACCCGTCCGCCGGGAAGCTGTACCCGTGCGAGCGGATCGAGAAGTGCACCCGCGTCCCCATCAGTTCCGGTTCATCGACCGCAATGCGTCCGGCGCTATCGGTGATGAATGTCAGGCCGTATGTCGTAGTCAACTCGACCAGCGGCACGCCACGACCGGTTTCGGAATCCATGACGGTAATCGCGAACGGCTGTGGGCGAAGCACGGGAGTAGCGGGGTCGCCATTCCCCGTCCCGAAAAGCAGCCCGAACGCGATGAGCAGCGGTAGCTGGGCAGCCATCCTAAGTTCCCCAGGCGACCGGCACCCCGGATCACCGGTCCACGGCAGTATCCTGTCCGACCTACGGGCCCGCAAGCGGTGCTCTCAGCCATTGCAGCCCCTGCGCGGAATTGTCATCATGAAGACTTTCCGTACCCGGAAAATCAGGAGCGACGCAAACCCACCATGCCGATCCAACGCCTGCTCACGACGGACCTCGACGGCACCTTCCTCGGCGATGACTCGGCTATGAGGTCCCTCTGGGAGGAATTGCGGTCCGCCGGTATCGCGGTCGCTTTCTCCACGGGGCGACACTTGCGTTCGATCGAGGCATACTTCGCCCGACAGCCGGGGACTTACCAAGCGGATGCCTGTCTCTGCATGGTCGGTACGGAAATCTTCACCTGGCAGGATGGTCGCTACGTGCTCGACACCGATTGGCAGCGCGTGATCGGGCGCGGCTGGAATCACGGCGCGATCCACCGGCTCATGCGTGACATACCCATGGCGCGGCCGCAAGCCGACGAATGGCAATCCCCCTTCAAATGCAGCTATCACCTCGATACGCAGGTGGCGCCCCGCCTGCAGGAGATTCGCGGGCGCCTGGCGGCCCACGGTCTCAAGGCAAAGGTGATTCACTCGGCCGGCGAGTATCTGGATCTGATCCCCGCCCGGGCCGGCAAGGGCGAGGCCCTGCGTTACCTCGCCCGCGCGTGGGAACTGCCGGCCGACGCCGTGATCACGGCCGGTGATACCGGCAACGACCTGGACATGATGCGCGCGGACCTTGGCTTCCGGGCGATCGTCGTCGGAAACGCGTCCCCGGAACTGGCCTGCCAGAAACAACCCCACATCTACCACGCCCGCGCCAAACACGCTGCGGGGATCCGCGAGGGCTTACGGCACTACGGCTGGCTGTGAACTGCGCACGACGCCCCCCGGCGCCGACCACTCATCTCGTGCCACCCCAACAGCGCGAGTGCAACGCACAGCGGGGCCAGCAGGTAAATTACCCGGTAGAGCAGCACCGCCCCCACCAGCGCGCCCGTCGTCACACAGCCGTCCAGCAGCACCAGCACCGTTCCCTCAAACACCCCCAAGCCACCGGGGACATTGCTGGCCATCCCGAGCATCTGAGCGAGCAGAAACACCACCAGCACACCCGCATAACTGAGCCCCGCATCAGCCGGAAGCACCCAGTACAATACCGCCGCGGCTGCCAACCAATCCCCGCAACCCACGGCAACCTGTCCGAGGAGCAGCGCCGGCTGCGGCGCGCGAAACTCCCACTGGCGGTAATGCAGCGGTCGTTTCGCGAAGCACCAACCGACGTAGACTGCCACGATCAGCAGGAATAGCAAGGCCAGTCCATACACCCACTCCGTGGGCAAGTGCGCCGCTTGCACGAGCATGCCCGGCGTCCGCAGCAGAGCCACCCCCCCGAGCAACAGAAAACCCAGCCAGTAAGTCACGGCCAGTATGGCAACCAGCCGGGTCAGATCGAGCGGGCCGAATCCAAGCGGCGTATACAGGCGGTACCGCACCGCTGTGCCCGTGACGAGCGGAAAACCGAGATTCATACTGAGCGCGAAGGCGATGAACGAGGTGAATGCCAGGCGTGGATAACGCCAGCGGCGGCCGGCGTACATCCAGCCCAGGACATCGTACCCCGTCAGGACAACATAAGCAGCGACACCCGCCAACAGCGCGGCCCCCACCCGCAATACCGACAGCGTGCGCAGGTGGTCATACAGATCGGTGATGCGCAGATCGCGCAGCTCCCGCTGCAGTACCCAGACAGCACCGCCGAACAGCAGGACCGCCAGTGCCGTACCCAGTGCGCGCGAAAACCGGCGACCGGAGCGCTGGGGTACAGCTTCCGGCCGCCGGTCTGTTTTTGTCGGCGCTCCATCGGACAGGCCGTGCTTCATGGTTCGAACCCGGCAGGAGGGCGCCCCCCACAGGCACCCGCGCCGGCGCTATTCCGCCTCGGGCTTGGTTTCTGCGTCCGAATTCGAGTCCTTGCCAGCGGCCTTCGCCTTCTGGAGTTCCACGATCTCCGGCGGCAGTGCGAATGTATCGGCCGGCAGGTCGACGTTGTGCTCGACACTCTCGAGCGTCAGCGTCATGCTCTGCACGTTCTGCAGCGTCTGCGTGACTTTGTGGGCGATCATCAGGCCATTGACGCGGCGGTAGTCCTCGAAGCGCATCGTCATGGGCAGATCCCCCATGGCCGTCGGCGCTGTCAACTCCACCTTCCGCAGAAGGTAATTGTCCTTGTCGAAATACTGCGTGACCGCAG from Phycisphaerales bacterium encodes the following:
- a CDS encoding HAD-IIB family hydrolase gives rise to the protein MPIQRLLTTDLDGTFLGDDSAMRSLWEELRSAGIAVAFSTGRHLRSIEAYFARQPGTYQADACLCMVGTEIFTWQDGRYVLDTDWQRVIGRGWNHGAIHRLMRDIPMARPQADEWQSPFKCSYHLDTQVAPRLQEIRGRLAAHGLKAKVIHSAGEYLDLIPARAGKGEALRYLARAWELPADAVITAGDTGNDLDMMRADLGFRAIVVGNASPELACQKQPHIYHARAKHAAGIREGLRHYGWL
- a CDS encoding UPF0104 family protein; translated protein: MKHGLSDGAPTKTDRRPEAVPQRSGRRFSRALGTALAVLLFGGAVWVLQRELRDLRITDLYDHLRTLSVLRVGAALLAGVAAYVVLTGYDVLGWMYAGRRWRYPRLAFTSFIAFALSMNLGFPLVTGTAVRYRLYTPLGFGPLDLTRLVAILAVTYWLGFLLLGGVALLRTPGMLVQAAHLPTEWVYGLALLFLLIVAVYVGWCFAKRPLHYRQWEFRAPQPALLLGQVAVGCGDWLAAAAVLYWVLPADAGLSYAGVLVVFLLAQMLGMASNVPGGLGVFEGTVLVLLDGCVTTGALVGAVLLYRVIYLLAPLCVALALLGWHEMSGRRRGASCAVHSQP
- a CDS encoding TetR/AcrR family transcriptional regulator; translated protein: MPASRRDELIQTALRVFYRDGFRATGIDALLKEAGISKMTLYHHFRSKDELALAVLRREDEQERNALIREVERRAKSPRERLLAVFDALTDWVLHPDFHGCMFIHAAVEYRDPDSPVRRTAVAHKEFLHAYLRALVQEAGYADADELALRLLVLIDGAVVLAYVVGASDSCRLHAARAMASAKGAAAELLCTAKRVVVTG
- a CDS encoding PEP-CTERM sorting domain-containing protein (PEP-CTERM proteins occur, often in large numbers, in the proteomes of bacteria that also encode an exosortase, a predicted intramembrane cysteine proteinase. The presence of a PEP-CTERM domain at a protein's C-terminus predicts cleavage within the sorting domain, followed by covalent anchoring to some some component of the (usually Gram-negative) cell surface. Many PEP-CTERM proteins exhibit an unusual sequence composition that includes large numbers of potential glycosylation sites. Expression of one such protein has been shown restore the ability of a bacterium to form floc, a type of biofilm.) translates to MNSRRRRMVVCLGLVLVGVVSSAVAANYNVNWMSLAPTPFGSAPPFAGNYNLPGIGTVQMTYSANPDFNEARVSVPALSGGSVAFAGDTYAWTPEETLGRTNLAVSGLPISTWTVTYTFPGTVPAGTLILGVQGLGRRDANPGENPANTISVATVLQNGTHLGDWTGAQNFGPTLFTPSAGSFTMMNSVSGPGGANPWWNTGLALVRIDDAVSTLTVHIDQTSGDGLGVNLGTIIPEPTTAALFGLGALLGLRRRGR
- a CDS encoding methyltransferase domain-containing protein produces the protein MLRNEIPTRAAPAATPATALDQARLERFTERLVGTINESALALMLSIGHRTGLFDTMAQLPPALPAEIAQAAGLQERYVREWLGALVTGGIVEYDPGQQTYHLPPEHAARLTRTATPANMSAMMQWIAVLGSVESRIVDCFRHGGGVPYEDYPRFHDVMAEESAQTTVAALLDHILPLVDDLRARLEAGIDVLDIGCGQGRALLLLAQQFPRSRFVGYDICPDAVAAGTQAAQAAGLPNVTLTVRDVSQIDTVAHFDLITAFDAIHDQRDPAKVLANVRRALRPEGVFLMQDIAGSSHVHENIGRELATLVYTISCMHCMSVSLAQGGAGLGAAWGEQLAEKMLREAGFERIEKTRLEHDLINAYFVVYPS